CGTGCAGCTAGCTTTGCAACAGTCGTTGTTTTACCCACGCCAGTTGGGCCAAGTAGAGCCACAATACCGCCGCGTTTTAAAATATCTTTTTGTGTAACGGAGATTTGGTCAGCAACCAAGGCTAACAACGCCTTCCACGCACGTGCAGGTTTGGTATCTTCAGGAATGTAACACGCCATTTGGTCGGCAAGCTCTGCAGATACACCCATACGTTCAAGGCGTTTGATAAGCATGGCTCTAAGCGGTTCACGACGCTCAACTTCTTGCCACATTAATCCAGATACTTGATGCTCTAACAGACGACGAATTGAGGTCATCTCCTCGCGCATCGTTTCCATTTCAGTATCTGAACCTTTGGAATGCGTATTCTCACGACCACGATCATAACGGGTAGGATCCAAACGAGGTGCTGGACGCTCTACTCTGCGGTCTTCGGCAATCAATTGGGATAAACCTGTTTCACGAGCAAATGCAGAATCTAGGTTCCCGTGAGACTGTTGGTTACCGCGAGACTGCAAATTACTTTGAGTCTGATGACTATGAGGCTTATGACCCGTGCTTGATTGGCGATTGAGCAATGCAGACAATGAATCTTCATTTTCAGCACGATGTTGTGGCTCATCATCGGCGCCATGACTGTATTGCTTTAGCATATTCGCAAAGCGCTTGGTCATTGAGCGTCCACCTTCAGCATTCGACTGTAGGCTAACCTTATCATCGTCTAATTGACGTCGCCCTGCAGGAGGTGCGGGCGCGGCCATTTGCGTATATTGGCTTTGTGCAGGCTGCTGAGGTTTATTTGGTCTCTGGCTCGCTGTCGACGGGCTGGATTCACCATCAATAGCGGCAACAATTTCCACGCCACCTGCGACCTTTTTATTAGACATGATCACCGCTTCCGAACCAAGTTCTTCTTTAACTTGGAGCAAGGCCGTTCGCATATCTTTTGCAAAAAATCGTTTAATTTTCAATTCGATCGTCCGTTCTAATTAGGCGGCTTAATTACCAACAGCTTGTACTATACGTATCTGCTTTTCGTCCGGTATTTCTTGGTAAGACAAGACTCTCAAGCTTGGAATCGTGTTTTTCACGAACTTAGCCAGAGTCGAACGTAACACACCAGAGGTCAGTAGCACCGCGGGCTCACCTTTCAGCTCTTGCTCTTGTGTCGCGTGACTGAGGGATGTCTGTAAACGTTCGGCTAAACCAGGTTCAATACCAGCAGATTCTCCGCCGGATGCCTGCATGGTTTGATGCAAGATTTGTTCCAGCTCAGGAATCAAGGTTATCACTGGCAATTCCGGTTCTATACCATTGATTTCCTGAACAATTAACCGTTTCAATGAGATACGAACCGCCGCCGTAAGTATGTCAGGTTCTTGACTTTTACCAGAATACTCCGACAAAGTTTGGACTATGGTTCGAATATCACGAATTGGAATGGCTTCATTCAATAGGTTCTGTAGCACTTTTACGACTACACCCAACTGCAATTGATCCGGTACAAAACCTTCCACCAGCTTAGGTGTTGAGCGGCTGAGCATCTCAAGCAAGTTCTGAACTTCTTCGTGACCAATAAGCTGTGATGCGTTATTGGTTAGCAGTTGGCTAAGGTGTGTCGCCAGTACAGTAGAAGAATCGACAACGGTATAACCTAGAGCTTGTGCATGTTCACGCTGCTCTTCACGTATCCATACAGCTTCAAGGCCAAAGGCAGGGTCAATCGTCGGCTCACCATCGATCATACCGTAGACTTGACCTGGGTTAATCGCGAGTTCCATGTCTGGTTTTATCTCAGCCTCACCTACCGCGACACCCATCAAGGTGATTCGGTAGCTGTTTGGTGTCAGTTCTAGATTATCGCGAATGTGCACCGCTGGGATCAAGAAACCAAAATCTTGAGACAGCTTCTTACGCACACCTTTAACGCGTTCAAGCAGTTCGCCTCCTTGGTCTCTATCCACCAAAGGAATCAAACGGTAACCTACTTCTAAGCCAATAATATCAACAGGTTGAACATCATCCCAAGAAAGCTCTTTCTGAGAGCCTACTTCTCCATTCGCTTCAACGGTCGCCGGAAGGTTAGGTTCTTCCGCCTTCTTCTTGTTCTTTTTATCGATGTAATACGCCCCTGCACCCGCAACAACTGCAAGGCTCAAGAACGAGAAATGTGGCATACCTGGAACAATACCCATGATGCCAAGGATTGCAGCGGTGATCATCAAGGCTTTTGGATTGTCGAACATCTGGAAGACGAGCTGCTGCCCCATGTCTTCATCAGTGTTTTGGCGCGTTACCATCATCGCGGCTGCAATAGACAGTAATAGAGATGGAATTTGTGCAACCAGACCATCACCGATAGTCAGTAGTGTGTAGATTTCAATTGCTTCACCAAAACCAAGGTCAAACTGAGCCATACCAATGCTCAAGCCACCAATGATATTGATGAATAAGATTAAGATACCAGCGATCGCATCGCCTTTAACAAACTTAGACGCACCGTCCATCGAACCGTAGAAGTCGGCTTCTTTGGTTACTTCAAAACGTCTCAGACGAGCCTGATCTTGGTCGATCAAACCAGCGTTCAAGTCGGCATCGATTGCCATCTGTTTACCCGGTAAGGCGTCCAAAGTGAAACGCGCGCTTACTTCCGAGATACGGCCTGCACCTTTGGTTACAACCATGAAGTTAATGATCATCAGAATCAAGAACACCACTAGACCTACGGCATAGTTACCACCGATAACCACGTTACCAAAGGCTTCAATCACGTTACCAGCCGCGTCGCCACCTTCATGACCATGAAGCAAGACCACACGTGTTGAAGCAACGTTCAAGGCTAATCGAAGTAGAGTCGCAATCAGAAGTACGGTCGGGAATGCAGCAAAGTCTAAAGGTCTGCGGGTATAAACCGAAACCAATAGCACAACCATAGACAATGCAATGTTAAAGGTGAAGAACATATCCAACAAGAAAGCTGGAATTGGCAACACCACCATAGCAAGCGTTGCAAGTACCATAACAGGTGCACCAACCGCAGGCATGGCACGGTTCGGGATTTTAGGTAGCTTGTCCGCAAAAGGCAGGGAGAATTTCATAAATCTAGACAGTTTCGCTATGTTGTAGCTCTCTGAACAAGTGGATTAGATCTTAGTCAGGGCTGTTTTGCTATGGGCTTATAATGTTCAGGCTTACTACAGCAAACACTGTACCAACATCTCACGTCAAATTATCGCCATCACCTCAATAAAAGGAAGATTGGCTAGATCACTATTATCAGGGTTCATCACGCAGAGCTCAAGCAATTGATCTAATGACGTAAATCAGGTGGGATCGGCATATTAGAATCTTGCAGTTTTGGTCTCTCACCACCTCGTTTTCGGTACTGCTTAAGCTGGAAAACATATGCAAGCACCTGCGCGACAGCCGTAAACAGACCGTCAGGAATTTGTTGTTCTAGTTCAGTGGTGTGATAAAGCGCCCTCGCCAATGGCGGTGCCGGAACAATATAGATATCGTTTTCGCGTGCAATTTCTCGGATCTTCATCGCCATGTGGTCGACACCTTTGGCAACCACAATCGGCGCTTTATCTTGATTCTGCTTATAACGCAGTGCCACGGAAAAGTGCTCTGGGTTGGTCACAATCACATCCGCTTGAGGGACGTCTGCCATCATACGACGCTGAGCGGCTTCCCTTTGTAGCATACGAATTCGGCCTTTTACTTCCGGCTTACCTTCGGTATCTTTGAATTCGTCTTTAACTTCTTGTTTAGTCATTTTCAGCTGATCAGCGTGTTGCCAGATCTGAAATGGGATATCAATGGCAACCACGATCAGCAAAGAGCAACTGATTAAAAGAATGAAGTTAAGCAAGATATCCAAAGCATGAAAGATATTCTGCGGATACACATCCATACTCAGCTGCATTAAATCATGCTGAGAGGCCTGAATAAGGTAAATAGCCATGCCTGATACAAGTGCCACTTTCAAAATAGATTTCAGCAGTTCAACCCAGCTTTGTAGGCCAAACATACGCTTGATACCACTGAGTGGATTGAGCTTAGACGCCTTTGGCATTGCAGCTTGCATCGAAAAGTTAATCCCGCCAACACCTGCCGCACCAATAACAGCCGCAACAAACAAAGTTATCAAGATTAAGAACAGTGGAAACAGTAAGTTCACCAGTGCGCCACCAGCGATTTCAAGGAGCTTGTTGGTGTCAAAGATCTCGTCGCGGCTCAGAGAAAACAGACGTTGCATGGCCTCGAACAAAGCCTTCGCCATCGATTCGCCAAACCACATTAATGCAATCGCACCGACTATCAGTACCGACGCTGAAGCTAGCTCTTTTGACCTTGCAACCTGCCCTTTCTCTTTGGCCTGTTGCAAGCGTTTGGGCGTGGCGTCTTCTGTGCGTTCTTGACCGTCTGACTCTGCCATTTCAGTCTCCTAGCAATCTAACCGGATTAGACGACATATCTGTTGTTCGCCTTGCATCCAGAATAGCTCATAGTGACTATACAAGCCGCCAAGGATGTACCAACAAAGTAACAGACCCACGAGTAGCGCAAATGCAAAACCCAAAGAAAAGATATTTAACTGAGGTGCAGCACGCGTCATTACACCAAAAGAAAGGTTAATCGTTAACAGTGCGATAATGCCCGACAAGGACATCGCCAATGCCGTTTTGAACATGATACCAAGCCACAACGCGAGTTCTCGAAAATCAACCGAAGTCAAAGAGCCACTGCCAATCGGCAAAGTCTTAAAGCTGAACACCACCAACTGCAGCATTTTCAAGTGACCGTCGGTTGCCAAGAAGAACATAGTGGCAAGTAGCATGAAGAGCTGACCCAATACTGGCGTGTTCTGTCCATTTGCTGGGTCGACCATAGAAGCGAAGCCCAAGCTAGATTGCATACCAAGGATTTGACCGAGCATAACAAAGGTTTGAATCATGAACTGAGTGACAAAGCCCATCGCCACACCAATCACAATTTGCTCAAAGACGGTTAGGAAACCTTGGAAAGAGAGCAGTTCAATCTCTTTTGGAACCGCGGGAATCGCGGGCATTACGGCAAAGGTGATCGCCAAGCCTAAATACAGACGAATACGAGGCGACACAAAGCGCGCCCCTGTTACCGTCATCACCATCAGCATGGCTGAGATGCGAGTGTATGGCCAAAAATAATTGGCTAACCACTCTAGTACAAGGCTCGTCGGGTATTCCATATCGATTTAATACAGAACTTGCGGCAAGCGTTCGATGAGTTCAAAAAAGAACTCCATCATCATCTGAGTCATCCAGTGTGCAAATAGCATCAACGCCAACAAAGTCACAATCAAACGCGGCAAGAAACTCAGTGTTTGTTCGTTGATAGAGGTCGCAGCTTGGAAAACAGCGACGACTAAACCGATCAGCAGGCTCGGGATGATAATGGCGCAAACCATAATGAGTACCATCCAAAGGGCATCTCGGAACAACTCTACGAATATTTCAGGATTCATTATTCCCCCAGCTACAAGGCAAAACTGCCAGCGAGAGTGGAGAGTATCAAGTTCCAACCATCAACAAGAACAAACAGCATCAACTTAAACGGCAGCGATACAATCATTGGTGACAACATCATCATACCCATAGCCATTAATACCGATGCCACTACCAAGTCGATGATTAGGAACGGCAAGAACAACATAAAGCCTATCTGGAAAGCCGTTTTCAACTCTGACGTGATAAATGCAGGAATCAGAACCGCCATTGAAACATCTTCAGGGTTGTTCACTTCCGCACCAGAGATCTCAACAAAGGTTTCTAGATCTTTGATTCGAGTCTGTTTAAGCATAAAGGACTTAATCGGTTCTTGGGCAACATCGAATGCCTGTCGTGCCGATATCTGTTCATTGAGATAAGGCTGAACTGCTTGTTCGTTAACTTGGTTAATCACTGGCGACATGATGAAGAAGGTCAAGAATATCGCGATACCAATAATCACTTGGTTAGACGGTGTTTGTTGTAGACCCATTGCCTGACGCAAGATAGACATCACCACCACAATACGGGTGAACGAGGTCATCAAAATCACCATCGCCGGCAAGAAGCCAAGCATGGTCATTAGAGCCAAGATCTGTAGGTTTATCGAGTAGTCTTCACCACCATTAGCATTGGTTGTCATGGTAAAGGCAGGTATGCCACCACCATTGCCGGTTAAGCTACCCGTTGTCATGGTTTGCGATTTGGCTTGGTCTTGTTCCATCGTGCTGATGGTTACCGACTCTGAGCCAGCGGTATTCGCAGGAATGACGGTGCCGTCTTCAGCCTGTGCAAATACCGACATACTGAATACGAGTGAGCAGAGGAGAGTGAGCTGAACCAACAACATTTTAACCATTCGGAAAGCTCCGTTTTGGCAAACGTAAGATGAGTTCAAAAGTCCGTTACTTGTTTGCATCTTTTTTTATTAGCTGGGAAAGCTGACTTGAAAATGTACTTTTTTCCAGCATCTCCTGAGTAAGAGGTTTATCCAGCTTAGAAATTAGCTGGATAGATTGCGTGGTAATCCCGACTAAGAACTGATCATCACCAGCTTGAACAATAGCGATGCGTTCTTTAGTACCTACAGGAATTTGCCTAACAATCGCCAAGCCTTGCTGATTCGACATTGCAGGCACTTGCATTCGCTTGAGTAGCCAAGCAATAAATAAGATGAAGGCTATAACGAAAATTAGCGACCCAAAAGTGGTCGCTAAATCGAGAGATGGCGGCGTTGCAGCAAAGGCAATAGAAGGAGAAGATAACAAAGCTCCCCCGTAATTAGCCTAGCCAATCTTGGAGACAGAAAGCTCATTAACGCAGCTTCTTAATTCGTTCTGTCTGACTAATAACGTCAGTCAAACGAATACCAAACTTGTCGTTCACCACAACCACTTCACCATGAGCAATCAAGGTACCGTTTACCATCACATCCAGTGACTCACCAGCAATTCTATCTAGCTCAACAACCGAACCTTGGTTCAACTGAAGTAAATTACGGATACTGATCTGAGAGCGGCCAACTTCCATTGAGATAGTCACGGGGATATCCATGATGGTATCCAGTTTACGACGCTCATCTTCAGAAATCGGAGACGATGAATCGGTTAGCTCATCAAGTGGTGCCGCAAGCACGTCATCAACATCAATTGACGGTGCTGAAGGATCTTCACCAAGTGCCGCAGCCCACTCGTCTGCTAGCTTTTGATCTTCACTAGGTTCCATTACCAATTCCTATACTTTTATCTATTTTGCTATTCGTCATCGTCGCTATTTTCCAGCTCAGACATTAAGTCCTTGCCTAGAAAAGCGAGATCAGTTTTAACCACATGTGGTCTTTGAATTTTTTCAGAAATCTGTACTGCGAGCTTCTCACCGGAACGGCCCATTTTCACACGATACGTTGGCAGCTCTTCAACGAACATAGTCGCATGCTCAGGCATGTTCATTGGAATGACGTCACCGGGTCGCAACTCCATCAAGTCACGCAGAGAAATATCTTGCTCTAGCAAGTTCACACGGAAGTTAACCGGCACATCCATAATTTCATCACGCAGCGCGGTACTCCAACGAACATCGGTTTCCATTTTGTCTGATTGAACACCGGCATCCAGCAGCTCACGAATCGGCTCTACCATGGAGTAAGGCATCACGACGTGGAAGTCACCACCACCGCCATCCACTTCAATGTGGAATGAGCTTACAACAATCACTTCTGTTGGGCTCACAATGTTCGCCATACTTGGGTTCACTTCAGAATCCAAGTATTCAAACTCAACCCCCATCACTGGAGACCAAGCTTCTTTGTAATCTTCAAAAACAATTTTCAACAGTAACTGAATAATTCGTCTTTCGGTTGGCGTGAATTCACGGCCTTCAATCTTGGCGTGGAAACGTCCATCACCACCAAAAAAGTTCTCTACGAGAATAAAAACAAGACGAGCTTCCATGGTGATAAGCGCCGTGCCTTTCAGCGGGCGGAAACGAACCATGTTTAAACTAGTGGGTACATACAATGTGTTTTGGTACTCACCAAACTTCATCATCTGCACGCCGTTGATCGACACTTCAGCTGTTTTACGTAACATATTAAACAAGCTAATCCGCATATGACGTGCGAAACGCTCGTTAATAAGTTCAAGGGTCGGCATTCGACCACGGACGATTCGATCTTGAGATGAGAAGTCGAAATTGACTGCACTATCATTGTCGGTTTCTAAGACATCTTCTACGTCTTCAACATCATCAACGCCATGTAATAGCGCATCAATTTCGTCTTGGCTTAATAAATCGGTCACAAATTACCTATTGAATTACGAAGTCAGTGAATAACACTTTTTCAATCACAGGCTGGCCAACAGCTTGAGCCAGGCTTGCTTTAATATCTTCAGTCGCCTTATTTCGCAGTTCAACTCGCCCAGTTGGAGAGCGCAATTGATCAACCGTTGCTGAAGCGAACGTTGCTAATAAAGTACTCTCTACAAGAGGAGAGTGGTAACGAGCCAAGTCTTCATTCTTGCTGCCACGCACCATTAACTGTGCTTTTATCTGAACTAGGCGGTCTTTTTTATCACCTGTCACATTGAACAAGAAGGGCTGAGGGATATTAACATACATAACAGGCTCGGCTGCGACCACAGCAGTAGTCGGCTGAGACTGAGATTCTGAGGCACTATCATCAGAGCCTAAAAAAAAGAACAGTGCGCCACCTACGCCAAGTAGTAAAACGACTACCGCTATAATGATGATGAGAAGCTTACTCTTCCCTTTAGGTGCATCTTGTTCTTCTGCCATATTTTGCTCTAACTTCCTGTTCTTTCGATTAACTGACGGTACTTTCTATTAACTGGTTCTGTCTATTAACTAAGTGTACTTAGCCTGATATTAGGCATAATAACTAATTCCATCACGCTTTGATGCGACATTCAATTCAAGATTGCTGCCACTATCAAGGTTTTCATCACCTTGACCATCATTTGTGCGGTTAGCGCCGGATTGTTGTTCACCATTGTTGTATCTATCTTGCCCCTGGCCAGAGTTCTGTTGTTGAACTGACGAATCGGCAAGCTGCATCCCTTGTTGAGCGAGCATCTCTCTCAGACGAGGTAAGGTTTGCTCAATCACATCTCTCGCCTGCTGATTGCTCACAGTAAAGTGCACATTCGCGACGTCATTATTCATGGTCATTCGAATTTTCATCTGCCCCAATTCAGGTGGGTCGAGTCGGATGTCCAAGTTCTTAAGGTTTTTAGACATCATCATTTGGACTTTTTCAGCTACCTGCTCATTGGCTAGTTCTTTGGTGAGCTGTAAAGGAGCCTGTTGAGCAGCTTGAATTTCAGCTCGCGTAGGTGCCGAACCAACCGTTGCTGTACCTTGTGCGCCGGCCGCAGCAGCGATCTGCTGAGCAAAGGCCGAATCTTTAGAATCTTCTTTAGCACCCGCTTTTCCAAGACCAGACAGTGCAGCTGCACCGGCTCCAGTTTTAAGTAACATGTCCGTTGAGCCGGCTTTGGTCGCTGCAGGTACTGCATTCATCGCCACCCCTTGCGCAGTTAAAGCAGGGTCTAACGCAGCTTGTTGTTGAGGTGAAGCAAGGTTAGCTTGTTGAGCCGCTGCCTGTTGGGCTGCATGCACATTATTAGCGTGTAGCATTGCCGCTTTATCATTTGCAGCATGAGTGGCAGCAGCGTTACTTACCGATTGTACCGAAGCTTGTGCTGTCGCTTGCTGAGCAGCAGCCGTAACCGCCGCTGTTGATGCCACCGTAGCTAAGGCTTTGGCTTCATTTGAATCACTATTATCCCAATCAATTGCGGTGGGTTCATCAGGCGTACTGTTCACGCCTGGAGCTTGGCTTAGTAAAGCCGTTGCTTGCTGCTGAACATTGGTTAGCTGTTGATTCAATACATCTAAGTTCGAGGTTGCTCGAGCCAGTGCAGCTTGCTCATCGACCGTCAACTTAGCACCACTTTGTTGTTTTTGAAGCAAACCATCCACTACAGACTGCTCTGATTCAATCTGAGCGTTCAATTGGTTCAACGCTTTGGTATGAGCATCAACCTGTTTCGCTAGCTCAAGTTCAGCTGGTGAGAGTGCTTGGCTTTGATCGGTAGTAACCGCGCTAGCCGCATTTTTTTGGTTCAGCTCTCGACTCATACTTGCTTCAATTTGTTCTGGGGTAACGCCTTTATCCATCAGCTGTCGAATTTCATCATCTGATAACTGAGACACTCCCTTACCTCCGGTAAGCACAGCGATTTCAGAATCGACCTCAAGGCTCTTCTCTTGATTTGCTGCACTAGCTTGTTGTGTCGCATTACCCGCAATTGAAATTCCTGCAACAGAAGCACCCGCGACATTACCTTGGACTTGATCTATCTGACCTTGCTGAGGCAAGCCTTTGCCGTTTGGCGCTTGATTTAGAGCTTTGTTTGCCTCATCCAACTGACCAAGCAATTTATTGCCTTCACTCATCGCTACGCTGGCTTGCGACGCCTGCGTAGAACCATCTACAGCTGATAAATCCTGAGCTTGAGAAGCCTGTTCTTTAGAATCGTTAGTCGTAGCCTGCGCGTCTTTACCAGCCGCCTTATCTGCGACATTGTTATCAGAGACAGTGTTATCAGCGATGGTGCTATCAGTGCTTGTATTAGCTTTGAGCTGAGCCTCCGTTCCAGACACAGCCTCTGCATATGTTATATCTGTGGCTTTGTCGCCCTCTACTTCTGAAGCCACTTGTTTACTTTGTGCTTCGCTCACTTCGTCAGTCGCCTTTGATTTCGCTGAATCACTTTTCTTCGCTTCAGCTGACGCTTCACCTTCAGTAGCGGCGTGCTTTTCGTCAGATTTCGACGCGTTTTCAGTGTCTTTTACTGCGGCTTTACTGGCACTTTCTTCAAAGCCGAGCGCTTCTTTAAAAGACTCAAAGAAACCTTTAGCGTCGCCGGTCTCTTCTACCTTTGAAGAGGTAGAACCGGTGTCCAACAACGATGACGTTTTGTTGGTCGCTGAATTTGAGGAAAGACTAACATTCATATATACAAGCTCTATCTACTAGCTTTGCTGCGATGAATCATGCAACAAAAAGAAAGTCGGGTGCTTTTCATGCCTTTGGTGGACACGACGCGCAATTTTATATAAAACGGAGCAAGAAACATGCCTATAAGTTCTGTTCTCTCAACCTAAAGAGCAGTGGCTACCTTATTCATGGCTTAGGATCACATCTTCTTTCGGCTGTATAACAAAGTCGAGAACTCATCCATTTGCTTTTGTTCTCTTTGATCTTGCAGTTTTGCTTTCTCTTTCTGCTTTTTTTCCATCAACCACTCATAGGATTTACGTTTTTTGCGTAACTCCACCCAGTAGTTTTGACAGTTGTCGACTTGATTTTTAAAGTGGTGCTCCGCTTCTCTCTGTTTAGAAAGTGTTTCATCTAATTGAGTTAAGAAGCGGTTTAAGTGACCATATTGACTCGCCGTTAACCCAGCCTTGCCACGGTCGACAAGCTGCTGGCAGTAATCAAGTCGGTACTTTTCAATCTGCGCAACCTGCTCATAGTAACCTTGCAGCTCCGAGTTCGCTTTGTTGAGCGCGAGTACAGCTTGGTTCTCTTGATCTTTGGCTTGATCGAGCAAAAATTCTAATGCGTTATCCATGACTAACCTTATTCACTCGTTAGCCACCCAATACATGCTTTAACATGTTGACACACATGTCGTATGGGACAGTTTCTTTCATCTTCTGCTGCAAGTATTCATCCAGTTTTGGCTTCAAAGTGAAGGCACTATCAATTGCAGGATCAGTTCCTGGCTTGTAAGCACCAATCGAAACCAAATCTTGGTTTTTGCGACAAATAGACAGCACTTGCCTTACCGCTTTCGACATCAAAACATGTTCTTCAGTGGTAATTTGCGGCATAACACGACTGACAGATTTCTCGACATCGATCGCAGGGTAATGACCCGCATCCGCCATCTCACGCGACAACACAACGTGTCCATCAAGGATCGCTCGCGACGCATCAGCAATGGGGTCTTGTAAGTCATCGCCTTCGGTTAACACGGTAAAGAAAGCCGTAATCGAACCTTGTTCATCATTGCCGTTACCCGCACGTTCCACCAGCGCTGGAAGCTTGGCGAATACTGATGGCGGATAACCTTTAGTTGCTGGCGGCTCACCAACAGACAGAGCAATTTCACGCTGAGCCTGAGCAAAACGGGTCAATGAGTCCATCAACAACAAAACATCTAAACCTTGGTCGCGGAAATACTCGGCTACAGCCAACGCAGTTTGACAACCTTTTAATCGCATCAGTGGCGATGAGTCAGCAGGAGCCGCGACCACCACCGACCGCTTACGACCATCTTCACCAAGAATCTCTTCAATAAATTCTTTAACTTCTCGTCCACGCTCACCAATTAGACCTACAACCACTACCTGCGCGGTTGTGCCTCGAGTCATCATACCAAGCGTAACCGACTTACCGACACCAGAACCAGCGAACAGACCGATACGCTGTCCTTTACCTACGGTAAGTAGGCCATTAATCGCCTTTAAACCCACATCGAGTGGTTCAGAAATCGGTTTACGAGCTAAAGGGTTGATTGGCTCAGCATTAAATGAAGCGCGTTGCTCAGTATAGATTGGACCTAGCCCGTCGAGTGGATTGCCTACGCCGTCGATCACTCGACCAAGCAGCTCCATACCTACAGGGATGCCACTTTCAGTGGTCATCGGTGTCACACGAGCGCCAGGTAAGATCCCAGTGATTTGCTCACTCGGCATCAAAAATAGGTTATCGCCTGAAAAGCCGACGACTTCGGCTTCCATCTGACCAGACATAGTTTCAACTAGACACAGGCTGCCGATCGGAGCTTTACAGCCAGTAGCTTCAAGCGTTAAGCCAACAACGCGGACTAACTTACCTGATGCAATTGGTCGCGATTTTAGCCCTTCGACTTTGTATTGGCTAAGACGATTCGCTAACTCAAGCATTACTCATGACCCTGGTGACGGTTTGCACCACAGAAGTTCTGAATGACGTTTTTCACGCGATCTTCCATGCGGTAGTTAACGCTTGATTCACCCGCTTCGATTTGTACATCACCACGATTAAGTGCAGGCTCCGCAACTAGCGTCCAATTACGGCAATCCAATTCTGTTTCGCCATACGCAGAGCGAATGATCGCCACATCTTCCGGGTTAAGCTTCAAGGTAATCGCATGACCAGAAATTGGCAGGGACTCTACCGACTCTTTCACGGTATCTAATATGATTTGTGGATTGGTTTGTACTTCAACATGAACCACTTCTTTGACCATGGTCAGTACCATGTCTACCAGCTGCTTCTCAACCTGAGCATTCATCAGCTCTAATGGCTGAGCAAACTGGTTGGCAAGCCCCATAAAGATGGCAACTTGTTGCTGAATGTACTCTTGGCCAGCAGCCACGCCTTCAAGCTTACCGGCTTGATTACCTTCTTCGTGGCCAGCGGCAAACCCTTCTTCTTTGCCTTTTTCGTAACCTTGTTTAAAACCAGCCTCTTGCCCTTGATGAAGGCCTTCCTGATAAGCACCTTGTTTGATCAGTTCGATCTGCTCTTCAGTTAGAACCAACTCTTCATCTTCAATGGCCTCTTCAACTGTCGGCATCC
This region of Vibrio sp. BS-M-Sm-2 genomic DNA includes:
- the fliJ gene encoding flagellar export protein FliJ, whose product is MDNALEFLLDQAKDQENQAVLALNKANSELQGYYEQVAQIEKYRLDYCQQLVDRGKAGLTASQYGHLNRFLTQLDETLSKQREAEHHFKNQVDNCQNYWVELRKKRKSYEWLMEKKQKEKAKLQDQREQKQMDEFSTLLYSRKKM
- the fliI gene encoding flagellar protein export ATPase FliI, with the translated sequence MLELANRLSQYKVEGLKSRPIASGKLVRVVGLTLEATGCKAPIGSLCLVETMSGQMEAEVVGFSGDNLFLMPSEQITGILPGARVTPMTTESGIPVGMELLGRVIDGVGNPLDGLGPIYTEQRASFNAEPINPLARKPISEPLDVGLKAINGLLTVGKGQRIGLFAGSGVGKSVTLGMMTRGTTAQVVVVGLIGERGREVKEFIEEILGEDGRKRSVVVAAPADSSPLMRLKGCQTALAVAEYFRDQGLDVLLLMDSLTRFAQAQREIALSVGEPPATKGYPPSVFAKLPALVERAGNGNDEQGSITAFFTVLTEGDDLQDPIADASRAILDGHVVLSREMADAGHYPAIDVEKSVSRVMPQITTEEHVLMSKAVRQVLSICRKNQDLVSIGAYKPGTDPAIDSAFTLKPKLDEYLQQKMKETVPYDMCVNMLKHVLGG
- the fliH gene encoding flagellar assembly protein FliH, which gives rise to MSGDRKRGFLRPEEDNTVAQPQKWGLPDYTSDVNKQAKETAFNYDPGWMPTVEEAIEDEELVLTEEQIELIKQGAYQEGLHQGQEAGFKQGYEKGKEEGFAAGHEEGNQAGKLEGVAAGQEYIQQQVAIFMGLANQFAQPLELMNAQVEKQLVDMVLTMVKEVVHVEVQTNPQIILDTVKESVESLPISGHAITLKLNPEDVAIIRSAYGETELDCRNWTLVAEPALNRGDVQIEAGESSVNYRMEDRVKNVIQNFCGANRHQGHE